One Artemia franciscana chromosome 15, ASM3288406v1, whole genome shotgun sequence genomic window carries:
- the LOC136036540 gene encoding tigger transposable element-derived protein 1-like: MGKYTRKTTRGLHDQDLLRAAAMRVKSGSSLRKVSKEVGLPRSTVRRAVAKLDAAEDPQSVELATTFNFKSVFSANKEILLKDYMITAQHMHHGLTKKEAGQLAYEYAQAKGKNMPKNWTENKCAGKDWMNSFMSRVGLSLRSSETTSLARATSFNRTNGSEFFNNLEELLIKPKYPPNRIYNLDETGVTTVQKTPKVVAEKGSKQVGRITSAERGTLVTVVGCINAAGQSIAPFFVFPRVNWLQNFLNGTPPGSTGKCQPSGWMTAEIFPDMIRHLISQTSCSPTNRLLLIMDNHDSHVSLSVVNLCRENGIDVLTLPPHCSHKLQPLDVAVYGPFKRYYNEAANSWMISNPNRRITIYEIGIFVGIAFPRAFVMENVLSGFQKTGIYPFNRNVFQDHDFLSAFVTDRPAPETSPMTGQSAFPSTSPGDETLNNDVLPTTSSSVISATMPVTPESVRPHPKASFYARDGKTSRKRAKSKILTNTPEKNGLEEEFELKRKKIRKESSKKTA; the protein is encoded by the coding sequence ATGGGAAAGTATACCAGGAAAACCACCCGCGGTCTCCACGACCAGGACTTACTGAGAGCAGCTGCTATGCGAGTTAAATCTGGTTCGTCGCTTCGCAAAGTTTCGAAAGAGGTTGGTTTGCCACGAAGCACAGTGCGAAGAGCAGTTGCAAAACTCGACGCAGCAGAAGATCCCCAATCAGTGGAGTTGGCAACTACCTTCAACTTTAAAAGTGTGTTCTCAGCAAACAAAGAGATACTTCTGAAGGACTATATGATCACGGCACAGCACATGCATCATGGACTTACGAAAAAGGAAGCAGGTCAGCTTGCATATGAATATGCCCAGGCCAAAGGGAAGAATATGCCGAAGAACTGGACTGAAAATAAGTGTGCAGGAAAAGACTGGATGAATAGCTTTATGAGTCGTGTTGGGCTTTCCCTAAGGTCCTCCGAAACGACAAGCCTTGCCAGAGCCACCAGCTTCAACAGGACGAATGGCAGCgaattcttcaataatttagaaGAGCTGCTTATAAAGCCCAAGTATCCGCCcaatagaatatataatcttgACGAGACTGGAGTAACCACCGTTCAGAAGACACCAAAGGTGGTTGCAGAAAAGGGATCAAAGCAAGTTGGACGCATTACTTCGGCTGAGCGAGGGACGCTGGTAACAGTCGTAGGGTGTATCAACGCAGCTGGCCAGTCGATAGCccctttctttgtctttccacGAGTGAACTGGCTTCAAAATTTTCTCAATGGCACGCCCCCTGGAAGCACAGGAAAATGCCAGCCGTCTGGATGGATGACAGCCGAAATCTTCCCGGATATGATACGCCATCTGATCTCCCAAACCAGTTGCTCGCCCACAAATCGACTTCTGCTGATTATGGATAACCATGATTCGCACGTCTCATTGAGCGTGGTTAATCTTTGCAGAGAAAACGGCATTGACGTCTTAACGCTTCCGCCACATTGCAGTCACAAGCTGCAGCCTCTTGATGTTGCTGTTTATGGGCCATTCAAGCGATACTACAATGAAGCAGCTAACTCGTGGATGATTTCGAACCCAAACAGGAGGATTACCATTTATGAAATCGGAATATTCGTTGGAATCGCTTTTCCAAGAGCCTTCGTCATGGAAAACGTACTAAGCGGGTtccaaaaaacaggaatataccCTTTCAATaggaacgttttccaagatcacgACTTTCTCAGCGCCTTTGTGACAGACCGACCAGCACCAGAGACGTCTCCCATGACAGGCCAGTCTGCATTTCCATCAACCAGCCCTGGCGACGAGACCTTGAATAACGACGTGCTGCCAACTACCAGTAGCTCAGTGATTTCTGCGACTATGCCAGTGACTCCAGAGTCGGTTCGTCCTCACCCTAAGGCGAGTTTCTATGCAAGAGACGGAAAAACGTCTAGGAAAAGAGCAAAGTCCAAAATTCTGACGaacacacctgaaaaaaacggactggaagaagaatttgagttgaaaagaaaaaaaatcagaaaagaaagctcaaAGAAAACGGCCTGA